Proteins encoded in a region of the Sphingomonas sp. HMP9 genome:
- a CDS encoding uroporphyrinogen-III synthase yields MTPGRAVAHAVVVVRPEPGNARTAAALRALGIDVRQVPLFAVTPVYWSMPDPAGFDGLLLTSANAVRHGGAGLDALKRLPVVAVGAATAAAATDAGFAVAVTGSGDARDAVSEARDRGFARLLHLAGRDRAPTGDGVEAVTVYASDDLPIDADTTRSFADTVVLLHSERAAIRLKDLLDATHVDQSGVEIAAISAAVAEAAGTGWAAVSIAPQPSDPALVALAAARATIRAIDHPVRGGDKHAMSDYVPTDSPRARGPRMSIIIALTALAFIAGLALMAYAARKLPWFGVTASTTAGPPVAGQKAGASSTGYIPSQPLGPDGQPQAAAPVDTAVLATREATLAGQLTALEARTAAITTDAAAAGGQATRAEGLLVAFAARRALDRGVGLGYLEEQLRLRFGQAQPRATMLLIQAARQPVTLEDLRQGLDAIAPDITSSTGENWLDTIQHQIDTLIVLRKAGTPSPMPADRLARARRLLSAGQVEAARAEVARLPGAGQAGNWMDAARRYVVARQALDVIENTALIGQPGQPQPAPVVMPTPEPAAPTIEPTPDATGV; encoded by the coding sequence ATGACGCCCGGTCGCGCCGTTGCCCACGCCGTCGTCGTCGTGCGGCCGGAGCCCGGCAATGCTCGAACCGCAGCGGCGCTGCGGGCGCTCGGGATCGACGTACGGCAGGTTCCGCTGTTCGCCGTGACGCCGGTATACTGGAGCATGCCCGATCCGGCGGGGTTCGACGGACTGTTGCTGACCAGCGCAAACGCGGTGCGCCACGGCGGCGCGGGCCTGGACGCGCTCAAGCGCCTTCCGGTGGTCGCCGTCGGCGCGGCCACGGCAGCGGCGGCGACCGACGCCGGCTTTGCGGTCGCGGTGACCGGGTCGGGCGATGCGCGCGATGCGGTATCCGAAGCGCGCGATCGCGGCTTTGCCCGCCTGCTGCATCTTGCCGGACGGGATCGTGCCCCGACCGGCGACGGGGTCGAGGCCGTCACCGTCTACGCCAGCGACGATCTGCCGATCGACGCCGACACCACGCGATCGTTCGCCGACACCGTCGTACTGCTGCACTCCGAACGCGCTGCGATCCGGTTAAAAGACCTGCTCGACGCGACGCACGTGGACCAGTCCGGCGTGGAGATCGCAGCGATCAGCGCGGCGGTTGCCGAAGCGGCGGGAACGGGCTGGGCTGCCGTCTCGATCGCCCCGCAACCCAGCGATCCGGCGCTCGTCGCGCTTGCTGCGGCACGGGCGACCATACGCGCGATTGACCATCCGGTGCGCGGCGGGGATAAGCACGCCATGAGCGACTACGTGCCGACCGATAGCCCACGGGCACGCGGACCCAGAATGAGCATCATCATCGCTCTGACCGCGCTTGCGTTCATCGCCGGGCTGGCGCTGATGGCTTATGCCGCGAGGAAGTTGCCCTGGTTCGGCGTCACCGCGTCGACGACCGCAGGCCCGCCGGTCGCAGGGCAGAAGGCCGGCGCGAGCAGCACTGGCTATATCCCCTCGCAGCCGCTCGGTCCGGATGGCCAGCCCCAGGCGGCGGCGCCGGTCGACACCGCGGTGCTGGCAACGCGCGAAGCGACGTTGGCGGGCCAGTTGACGGCACTGGAGGCGCGGACCGCGGCGATCACCACCGATGCCGCTGCGGCCGGTGGGCAAGCGACCCGCGCGGAAGGGCTGCTGGTGGCGTTCGCGGCGCGCCGTGCCCTCGATCGCGGGGTCGGGCTGGGCTATCTCGAGGAACAGTTGCGCCTGCGGTTCGGCCAGGCCCAGCCGCGCGCGACCATGCTGCTGATCCAGGCCGCACGCCAGCCCGTGACGCTCGAGGACCTGCGCCAGGGCCTCGATGCGATAGCGCCCGATATCACGAGTTCGACCGGCGAGAACTGGCTCGACACGATCCAGCACCAGATCGACACGCTGATCGTGCTGCGCAAGGCGGGTACGCCGTCGCCGATGCCCGCCGATCGCCTCGCGCGCGCACGACGTCTTCTCAGCGCCGGCCAGGTCGAGGCGGCCCGCGCCGAAGTCGCGCGCCTCCCCGGCGCGGGCCAGGCCGGCAATTGGATGGACGCGGCGCGACGCTACGTCGTCGCGCGCCAGGCCCTCGACGTGATCGAGAACACCGCGCTGATCGGTCAACCGGGGCAGCCCCAGCCGGCACCGGTGGTGATGCCCACTCCCGAACCAGCAGCTCCCACGATCGAACCAACGCCGGACGCTACGGGGGTCTGA
- the hemC gene encoding hydroxymethylbilane synthase, which yields MARTMTCFRLGTRGSPLALTQAGLVRDALCVAHGWSPDQVETVVIRTTGDRVQDRALAEIGGKALWTRELDRALHDGDIDCAVHSMKDVETIRPPTLKIAAMLPRADVRDRLIGAETFADLRTGAVVGTSSPRRRAQMLRLRPDLEIVLIRGNVDTRLGRVASGEMDATLLAAAGLDRLGRDDGHAIPTDIMLPAPAQGAVGVEVLDGSAAHAIVAAIDHADTSLCVLTERALLARLGADCHSPVAALASLAGETLTVRAELIAEDGTCDVAGSIEGGAGEDLGTMLAIDLLTRAPASVRRLFAA from the coding sequence ATGGCACGCACCATGACATGTTTTCGGCTCGGTACGCGCGGTTCGCCGCTGGCGCTCACCCAGGCAGGCCTGGTCCGCGATGCCCTGTGCGTCGCGCATGGCTGGTCGCCCGATCAGGTCGAGACGGTCGTGATCCGAACCACCGGCGACCGCGTGCAGGATCGCGCGCTTGCCGAGATCGGCGGCAAGGCCCTGTGGACCAGGGAGCTCGATCGCGCGCTGCACGATGGCGACATCGACTGCGCGGTGCATTCGATGAAGGACGTCGAGACGATCCGGCCCCCCACGCTGAAGATCGCGGCGATGCTGCCGCGTGCCGACGTACGCGATCGGCTGATCGGCGCGGAGACGTTCGCCGACCTGCGGACCGGCGCCGTCGTCGGCACGAGTTCGCCGCGACGCCGCGCGCAGATGCTTCGGCTGCGGCCCGACCTGGAGATCGTGCTGATCCGCGGCAACGTCGATACGCGGCTCGGCCGGGTGGCGAGCGGCGAGATGGACGCCACGCTGCTCGCCGCCGCCGGGCTCGATCGCCTCGGGCGCGACGACGGCCATGCGATCCCGACCGACATCATGTTGCCCGCGCCGGCGCAGGGCGCGGTCGGCGTCGAAGTGCTGGACGGCAGTGCCGCGCACGCGATCGTCGCCGCGATCGATCATGCCGACACCAGCCTGTGCGTTCTGACCGAGCGCGCGCTGCTGGCGCGGCTCGGGGCGGATTGCCACTCGCCGGTCGCGGCGCTCGCGTCGCTGGCAGGCGAGACGCTGACGGTGCGCGCCGAGCTGATCGCCGAGGACGGGACGTGCGACGTCGCCGGATCGATCGAGGGCGGTGCGGGCGAGGATTTGGGCACGATGCTGGCGATCGACCTTCTCACGCGCGCACCGGCCAGCGTCCGGCGGTTGTTCGCGGCATGA